The Colius striatus isolate bColStr4 chromosome Z, bColStr4.1.hap1, whole genome shotgun sequence DNA window CAATTCCTGTTTTGTCTGTGACACCACTTCCATGGGGTCACACCTAGGACTTGTTCCCAGACACCATTCTTGCACTGCCCAAGGGCGTCCCTTTGCCAGCCTTACACACTTGGCCTCCTGGTTATCTTCATAGGTCAGCCTCTGCATAACAAGCATCTGTGATGTTTAGGATGGTATTTGGGTGTTCAGACTTACTGTCCATCCATCcgtctcttcctttctttgccAACCAATCTATGCATCCATCTATGCATCTGTAGggctccttctctccctcagtCCATGCATCCTTCCCTCCTTGCTGAACCAGAGTGTATGTaccctttcctttctccctcaCCTCCATGATCTGTTGGAGCTGTATCTGCTTCTTTCCTTTGCTCAGGacgtggcagagaaggaagcaCGAGCAGCCATGAGAGGTAAGTTGAGACTGTTTTTCTTCACAGTCCTGTGCAATCCTTCCCTGtgggctgctcctggcagcgaggcagggagaggaggaggggaggtcTGAGGGCCAGCCCAGATATTTGGCAGGACTGGTGGCAGTCCAGCAGCCCAGACACCGCTGCACAACTGCCCGCAGCCAGCATCCCACTGCAAAAGCTTTTGCCCAGGTTATTGCTTTCCTAAACAAGCCCCACTCTCAGCTGGGCAGCCGATGCACCCCATTCACTGCCCAGAGACGCTATGGATGGGCCCACCCCGTGCTGAATGGAAACATGGGCATTGGCCTTTGAGCACTTTGGCACTGGGGACCTTCCCTGGCATGTAGTATTGCCTGCTGGAAGTGCCTGACTCAGGCCATGTTCTCCTGCACTTTTCTCCTGCTGGGATTGGCCTGGTCCCTGTCCCCGCCAAGGAGCTGGAATCTGGCACAGCCTCAGCATCCCCAGGCCTGGCTTGTACCAGCTCCCTCAAGCGATCCTGGCACAGCATCCACCCTGGGGATGGTGCGATACAGCAGCGAGGCATCTTTGGAAGCGTCTGTGCGTGCTCCGGGCAGGGTGCGTCCAGGCAGGgctccagcctgcagcaggaagCCTGCGGCTCGCTCGGCGGCTGCGCGGGCCACCAAAGAGCCCGAGCCCTGGAGGAAGTGCCCTGGCCCCGTGGTGGGACAGGGAGGTGCCGGCACTGGGACTGCTCTCATGGtcctttcctgtttttcttctccgCAGCCTGAAGGCAAAGTTGACTTTGGCATGTGGAGGCCTCTCCTTTATCCCAGATCGCTGCTCACCCCAGCCTTCCCTTTGCATCTTCTCTGATCCAGTGGAAAGCCCTGTTTGCCCACATCTAGCATCCTCCCAACCGGGCAGCTGGGAGTGCAGCACTCGGCACCAAGCACCTTCAGTCCCCTGAGCACTGAACTTGCTGCTTCCTTGGGGTCCCCGATGCCCACGTGTGACATTTACAGTGTGCTGAGGCAGGAGACAGAGCCATGGGGCATCCCAGCAGGCAGCCACACTGCAGGAATGAAGGACTTTGTGGTGCCTGCTGTTGGTATTTCCAGCTGTCAGGTCCTGCTCTAAAGCTTCCatcagagaggaaaaggcaaTGAGGACCAGATGGGCACCTCTTGCCATCAAGGTGCCTTGGTCCTGAGTATCCCCACTGTCTGGCCAGGCAAGCTAAGGAAGGGGACACAGGGCTTACTACATGGGGACAGCACATCCATAGGGCCCCTCTGTCTGTCATTTCTCATCTACTCATCTGAGCTTGCCTGCACAGTGCTTGCACACAATCCCTTGCAGGTATGAGAGGTTCTGGTGGTCTCTGCCcctccagccagcagcaacTCCCTTCTATTTGGACTACACCTGGACTTTCTGGAGCTTACAAGCAGGAAAATGGTGGGCAGAGCCCACACTGTCCCATTTTCCGGTTGTTGAGTTACTGTGTCTCAGGCAAGTGTCAGCCTCTAAACCAGCACCAGGTGCTGGGAAACCACTGAGATCAGTTTGCAAATGCTGAAGCCACAGCTATGGGAGGGGCATCATCCCTATTCAGCAGCATCCTCTGGACAACCACAGCTCAAATGCCCAAGGGAAAAGAGCTGACGGTGCCACACTGGGGACCAAGGGGAGACAAGGGTGAGTGTGAAACATCAGAAAGGGTGCAGGCTCATTcaggtgctggggagcagagtcCAGCAGCTGATGGCAGTGTGACACTGCTGGAGCTGGCAAGTTCTGGGATGCACTTGGGAGAAGGGATGTGACTGTTCAGCCCAGAAGCTTGGGCAGAATCTGTCCCCTTATACCTCCCCAGCTTGGTGACCTGCCTTACTTGCTCCAGGGAGACCCCTGTTCCTGTGTGAGGATGTGCCACCCCAGTAGCACCCTGTAGATGGAAGAATGACCCCCCCCATCTCCCTCACTCAGGGTGAGTGTACTCACCAGGGCCAGcaaggggctggggcagcaggcttggcagtgtgaggttagtggttggacttgttgatcttgaaggtctttttccagccaaaatgattctatggccCTGCAAAGCCAAGCATGGGCAGCCCCCACACCCCTACACCCAGGGTGGGAGTGCAGGGGCACCCAGCGAGGGCAGAGGAGTCTGTGGGCACACAAACTGCTGCAAAAGGCACAGCGCTGCCTTGCTTCCCTCCAAGCCAGTCCCCATGAGAGGCCTTTGGAGAGGTGCCCCTGCTACAACCTCCCCCCATAGCCTGGGTTCAAGGGCATCTCCACGGTCAAGTCAGCAGTGACACGTCTCCCCACCCGGCAGGCACAGGGGTCCCCTCCTGGCTCTGCTTCCCGTGCCGTTGCTGCCTGAATTTCCACCCAGCCCCATCTGGATCTCGTTGGGCCACTGGCGCTGAGCGCTGGGGATGGGAGGTGCCAACACATGGAAGCCATTAGAGGGGCCGGgttgaggagcagggagggggcCACACGGAGAGTGAAAAGGGGCTGTGCAGAGGGTCTTGTCCCTGCTGTTGCATTGGTGAGGGCAAGAGAAATatcccaggcagctgcctgcatcCTCTTCTGGCACTCAGCAAGGGCTGGCCCGGGTGAGGGTCTCTCTCAGCCCCTCCTggtgcctggggagggggctgacCTATTTGAGGACCTCCTGACAGGACCATCCCCATGTTGGCATCTCACTCAGTGCCACTCACCTCCCCCTGGCCCAGCACCATCTGCAACGGGGTCCCGCCTGGGGTGTGCCAATGCTACCCCCTTTATTGGCATCACTTCTCCATCCAGCCACAGTAcaggggagaggggcagagggatggggtggtggtggtgtgggAGAGATCCTCTCTGCCTGAGGGTGGCTGGTGGGGGGTGACGGGTAGGGCTCAGCACCCCCTGCTCACTGACACCCAGCCCCCCATGGAGCCCACACGTGTGGTCCCCTCGACACTAGGCAGTGAAGTGGAGCTGGCTCAGCATCTATCCCCATGTGTTCAGCAGCGTGCAGCGGTGGGGCTGACCCATTGCCCTCAGTCCAGAGTGACTCTGGTTGACTCCGGGTGGGCACGGGCAGCCCGAAAAactcctgggagcaggaggagcttCTCTAAGCCTCTCTCCTTAAGGTCCATCCTGCACCCCCAGGTTGCTGAGGGCTCCAGCAATGTCCATGGCCGTGAGGTGACCTGGGAGGCGTGGGGGTCTTTGAGGGCCAGCAGTGGCATCAAGTCCCACGGGCGGGCGAGCGGGcgtggggagcagggagcagccagggctcATTACAGGATCTGGGCCTCTGCCGAGAGAGAGggcagggggttggggagggcaCTGACCTGCCCCACTCCACTTCCCACACTCCCTCCCCTGCCTTGCCCCCATTACCCCCCCACCCTGAACCCCGACTCACTTGGCAGTGCCTTCAAGTGGGTGGCAGCAACCAAGAAGTTGTGGGGTTTGGTCTTGTCCTTGCCGTGCTTCCTCACTCGGAGCCTGGGGACAGAGCAGTGGTGGCTGAGGGCCCCAAGAAGgctccctgggcactgccccagggATCCTGCCCTGCATCCCCATCCAGTTGTGTCCAGCtgtgtgcccagctgagcatgGCCACTCCAGAGGGTCAGCTCCAGGgctacagcagcagctggtCGCAGTGCTGGGATAGCAACAAGGCGAGACAGCATGGCATGgagagccctgctgcagctggatgaGAGGGAATGTGGGGATGCAGGCCTAGGGGGCACATGGGAGCACCCTGTGATGAGGGctgggggggcagagtgggatGGGGCCAGCAATCATACAGAGCCCCTACCAGATGAGGATGGTGATGACGACAACAGCAGCCAGGACGAAGAAGGCGAAGATCCCAAGGGACACCAGGACAGCCATCTTCTCCAGGGGATCGCTATGGTCTGGGACAGAGAGACTGTCATGGCCAAGGGATGCCACAGCTCCCGGAACCTGGGGGGCCCTATTGCAAGCTCCTGGAcaccccagcacccccagccacacgcaggcatggggcaaGAGGCTCTTCCTGTTACTCTCAGCCACGTGTGTGGtgcccaggcaggcagctgcctgtggaCAGTCCCCACTCCTGCCCACCATCCCCAGCTCTACTCACTGATGGGCTCAGGGTTGGGAGCCTGGGAGGGCTCTTCGGCCACGCTCTCCAGGCTGGTGTCTGTAGTGGTTTCTTCAATCACTGTAGTGGCCAGATCTGGAAGAGCAGAGATGATGGAAAACACCCAAAAGCACGAGAAGCATCTCAGGGATCCACAGAGAGGAGCGAAGAAGGGTGCTCTTGTGCCCCAGGGGTTCCACGAGCCCAAGGGTGCCTACAGGGTGCTCGGAGTGCTCTGggagccctgctctgccctgaggcTGGCGGGCATCCCCAAGCAGCACCTTCCCGCAGCTTTGCCTCTCACCATGGATTTTGGACAGCGCACAGGACCAGCTTTTTGGATTAACTTCAAGAGACCCCAGGAGCCAGGAGACCTTAGGAGCGGGGACTTGCTCTGTGTATTATTTGGGGGGCTGGGTGTCATGGGGAGAGGGACAGCCCGGCACGCTGGAGGGGCTTTGTGGAGGGATGGCATAGCTCAGTAGAgttgctgggggctgcagcctgtgcccctcTCACCTCTGACTGGCGTTGCCCGGGCCTCAGTGCTCCACTCGCTCCAGTTCCCTGCATCCAGAAAATCCTTGGCGCTGACTTGGACCACGTGCTCCAGCCCAGCGAAGGCATCCGTGATCACCTCGGAGAGGTTCACTGTCTCCacctgtgctgggcagagggggggctgtggggcaggcaggcaggggcaCTCCCTTTcgctgccctccccagccccctgcacacCCCCTCCCACGCTGGCTGTGCCCTCCCTCGCCCACCGCTTACCACAGACCAGGAGCGGTGGATGATGGGCCGGTACTGGAGGCGAAACCTGAGCTGGAAGTGGGGTTCCTTGGGCCAGGAGGAGGGATACTTCCAGCTCACCAAGAGCCGCCGCGGGGCCAGGGGGATGGGCTCCACCACCAAACCCTCTGGAGGGTCTGGTTTAACTGTGTGGGAGAGGACAGGGAGCCCTCATCGCACCGCAGTGCCATGCAGAGGGCTGTTGGGCTCCCTGCTGCCACCCAGGGCTGGATGCCTGGGGATGGACCAGCACTGGCGTGGGTGGGTGGGGACTTACTGATTGCCTGCATGGTGACGTCGAGGAGGCGGAAGCTGGAGCCCAGGGGGTTCACTTCAGTGATGTTCAGGCGGTAGGAGCTCCAGAACTCTGACCCGTGGACGGTGCAGGTGCTGGGGCGGGATGGATCCTGCAGGCACGGCCCCATGTGCCCGTTCTTGTTCCTGCGGATGGGTGGTGACATGTTGCCCCTGCCTACCATGCAGGGTTTCCCAAGTCTGCCAGGGAGGTGCCACGGACGGAGGCCCCCATGCCAAAAGCCTGGTGGAGGAGGCTCAGCTGCCTGCACTTCTCCAGAGCCAAGCACGTCCCTCTGAGCATGACCAAAGGGGCCTCCAACCCAGCCCCACAGTTCCTCCTGGGAAGGTTTCTCCCTGGGAAAACCCTTTTCTCAGGCCTTCAGGCTTAGGCTCCCCCATGAGGACCCCCAGTCCTTGCTTTGGGGACCCTGCTGAGGACAGTGGCAGAGCCTTTGGGATGGGAGCCAGTCCCCAGGGAGCAGTATTGGGGAGGGAATCAGTCCTACCTCCGCTTCTCTTCACCTGTCAGTGATTTCTTCCTGTcacagaaagagacagaaaagcagatgCTAAGGATGAAGGGACAGCATAAAAGCCAACTCCACCATGAACCAGAGGAGGGACACAGGTCTCTAAACCATGCAGAGCAGTCCCCTGGTCCCACATTGACACACACAAGTAACACAGCATGGGGGAACGGAGCTAAACTGTGCCCAGGCCTGACGGcaagcagcctggcagcaggagtTGGAGGTCCAGAATAAGCCAGCAGGGTGCCCAGGAGGGACTTCCCTGGAGAATCAACCTCCCCTGTCCAAAGTTTTACCACGCAGAAGCAACAAAGGTACAGGGACATGGATAAAAGCAGTTCCTCGGTAGCCAGCTTTGTCCCCCAAGCCCCTTGCTTTCCACCGGCTCCTCCCAACTGAGCCCCTGATGATCTACATGGCCCCCACCCTGACAATAacccagccccctgctcctgcagccttcagcagggctgtgctttaTGAGCTCTAGCTGACTTCAAAGCCCACTAATTTGGCTTGCCAGGATAATTAGAAGCAGCATTGCCGTTGGGGCTGCTTTCATCCTGGAGCATGCCGAATCACTCGGCAGCTTCCAGATGACCTGCTTTCTCTTTTATAGCCCCtctggagctggcagagctgttggcagggagggagctTGCCTGTGCTGGTCTTCAAAAGCTGCTGAGGGGCCTCCCTTGGAGCAAGCAAATGTTTGTTGCTCTGCTCACCCCAAAACATGACTTGCCTGGTGCAAGCATGGTCTTTGGGGCAGGAGGCAAACTCAAGGTGCAGGTTGAATGGTCATCAGGATTTGGTGGTTATCCTTGGTCAGGGCCCAGTGCTCACTCCCTGAACCCCCCAGCCCGTGCCCTGCAGGGATACAGCACCTGTAGGTGGTGATGTATCTGGTAGGGAGAAAAGTCTCTATGCTGGAGGTCCAGGAGCAGGAGAAGTTCTCATAGTCGGATGCTCTGCAGGACACAAAGGGGACTCCGGGCAGGTCTGGGGTGCGGGGTAAGTGATAGTCAGCAAGGAATTCCCAGTCCCACAGCCCATCCAGCATGCAGAGATCCTTGTGTCACTACAAAGCGCCTCTTGGCGCACCCCCGGCCCAAACCAGTGGGGCTGCACACCCCCTGGTACCCCATCCCGCAACATGCTACTCACGCCCCAGCCGCAGGGACACGGTGTGCAGGAGGCCACCATCCTCGCCGTGGCAGCTGTAAGTTCCTGCACTGGCCAAGCTGGCCTGTGGCAGCACCAGGGCTCCCTGACGGACCGCTGAGCCCTCTGGCAGTGACCCAGCACCCGCTCGTCTCCATTGCACTGGTGAGCTGGGGAGGAGGTGATGGGTGTTAGAGGGAAGGGATGACCAGGTCTCCCCAAGCCCACCCTGTAAACCATCCCATCGCGTAAATCCCCCCATGTGCACAGAAAAGACCTACCCAGCGCAGGCACCGGTGCATGGCAGGGTCACATCTGTCCCCACTTGTCCGTACTGCACACCTGGAGGGACAAACAACACATCCACAGACGGGTGTTAGCACCCCATGCCACTCCACGCCTGGGGCTGTACACCCCTGACAAGCTGAGTGCtggctgttgcggggggagtcTTGCTCCATGCAGGTGCCATCATGGGCgactgggaaggactgggacACAAGAAGCTGTGCAgggatttttttggggggtgtgtggggctcaccttcctctccccagccctcagGGATGGTGAAGGAGGCTGACGCCAGGGCTGCTGCAAGGAAAACCATCACCCTGCCCAGGCGTGGGATGGGACTGTGCATCTAGAGGAGGCAGAATAGACAAGGGAGAAGGTGTTACCCCTGCAAGGGGGCATCCAGCAACATCCACAACCCAGAGCATCACTGCAAGACCACACACGGGGCATCTCCCTCTCATTTTGTGCCATCCTGCTGGGGACAGCATGGGGACTGTTCCATTGAGACCTGAGCCCGGGCAGCTGGCAGGGTCCATGCCATGGTCACTGTGGATCCTTGGCTGCCCAGGAGTCCCTATGCCTGGAAGGGGGACTAggagctcagagctgcctgggTTGTCAGGATTTAAGGGCTCTTCACCCTGTCCTGTATCAGGAGCTCTGTCTGGCTCCCAGTCCAAGGGTGGTCTAGACACTTGTGCTGGTGCAGCCGGAGTGGAAAGGGACCAGACAGAAATTCAGGCTTGTGTTTACATGGCAGAAGTCAGCAGTTAGATCTGAACAGGCTCACACAGCCAGGGAGAGTGAGTCTGACAGTGAGGCTGGCTGGAGGTCCCATGTCATGGTTCATCCCAGGACCCACTGCAGGCCTGGTCTGTGTCCTTCCAGACCATTTGAGGCCCCAGGCAGAAAGGTCCTGAAATTCCTTCCTCCCACTCAGAGATGACCAGGGTGTCTCGGGCAAGAAGTGAGGGggatgctgagctggggatgctgagtcAGAGATATGCATCCGAGTCTCCGTGGGTTAACCCTGGTTACACACCAGGGTCTCTTCACCACAGCACAGACAGCATTACCACGTCTGTGCTAGCCAGCATCACCCTGCCCATTCCAGCCAGCATCGCCCTCAGGGGCCATCCACCTGTTCCCACTTGCACAGCTTTGCGCGTAACGGCCAGCATTGCTCTGTGCATCCCAGCCACCAtcaccctccctgtgccagctgGCACCACCTCAGGGCATCCGTCCTGGCCAGCATCACGCCATCTGTATCAGCAGCAGCCTTATGCTGTCCCTATCAGCCACCCTGCCTGCCACTAGCCACAAATGTTTGAATCGTTTCTCCCTGGAAGACCCTCAGGAATGGCCAGGCCTGTTTGTTTACAACCAtactgctgggctctgctccctccttcaggtgagcagaggctgagggcaTAGGCAGGCAGTGAGCTCCCTGCCAGACCCAAGCACAGGCTGCATCTCGTGGGTGTAAATCCGTTTTCCCCTGAGTCACCCAGCTCCAACAGCTGAGGGAATCCAGGGAGCAATGTTCCAGCCCTGCAAAGCCTCCCCAAAGCAGCTTCCAGTTCCTCTCCTGCTGGGAGGTACCCATGGCTGTGGACCAAACTGTGTGGTGAAAGACTACGAGAGCTACAAGGCGGTGTGCTGCAGTCCGGTGAGTGCAGGGGGAAGGCATGAGGCACCCCGCACCCACCCTGTCCTGAACATGCCAGGCAGCCTCCAACACAACACCCAAATGTAAATTATTTCATGAGGCTGTCATAAGCTTTTCCTACCAAACCACTCATAGATGCGTTCCCAAGAAACGTCAGTTAACAGGCCTGTGCCAAAACTATGCCGGTAACTAACTGGGAACATTCGGCCTGAAAGTAAAATATTCTGgtgatggaaaaagaaaaaaataaaggacttAAAATACACTTAAAAGCAGCAACCAAAAATAACTCCAGAGACCACGTGGGCCAGAGTTAAGGGGACAGTGCTGGAGAGGGgtcagggagaagggagagagtgTTAGCGTGGAGagagaaacagttttaaaataaacccGTTTATTCTCCCGACTGCCCTGGGGTTTTGTGCAAACACCGAGGAGGAcgaaggcagagctgctgcacccACCACCCACCGTGCTGCTCTGGGCACGGGCATATGCTTTGGGTGCTGGCATGAGTTTGCCATGTCTCAGGGCTGCTGACTGGTTCAAGGCCACCTGGAAAaatgaccctgcagccccagtaCTGAAAGGCACAGATGAGGGAAGAGTTGTGGGCACGGCACGACTTGCATCCAGGCATAAGCCCTGTTTCATTAGCCTGGCTGTGGTCGGTATTGCCTGCTGACACAGAGGCACCTCAGACCCCTACATGGTGGCacagaacatctctgcagacccCATCCCAGCTGGGTCCCAACCCCGGATCTCCATGGAAAGCCCTCGTTGCTCACCCTGAATCCCTCCCACCCTCAGTGTCTTCTGTCCCAGAGCCCACCTCTAGAGTGCTCCTAATCCTCACCCCAGCACCCATGAGCTTCCCGTGCATCAGATGGGCTGTTTCGGGCAGCTGCCCACCCCTGCCAGTGCAGCATGGACAAAGGCAGCACCGAGTATCCCCCCTACACACACATTGGCTTAGTAAATGAGCATTGCCAAAACCCAGCCACAACCGAGCACCAccacagagagaagaaacaggGCAAGCCCTTCCTCGCCTGCCCAAAGGCCACAAACAAAAGGGGAAGGAGCCGCAGAGCAGGGGAAGACCCGGAGCCCTGTCCCGCCCGGAGTGCAGCGGCGTGGCAGGgggccagcagctctgggccaggCAGAACTGCGAAACAGCCTGCCCAGAAACGAGACACTTACTTTCTGCAACCAAATGCCCTCCCTGAAAGGGAAAACAGGCGTGCAAATGGAAGCACACACACGTGTGTTGCCAGACCACCTCCCTCGGcgtctctgctcccccatgggTGGGCACACAGGTGGAGAAAGCATCCATCCGTGCTTGCCCTGACCGTGACACATCCCAGGGACAGGGAGTCCCGGCACAGCAGTCCTGGAGTTGAGCCAGGACAGAGGGAACAATGGGAGCTTTTCTTCCTCCCCACACGCTAATCCTGGCCCGAGAGGCGTCTGCCACCCACCCTGGGCTGTGTGACGTCCCATGGCCATGGCCAGGGCAGAGGCACTCAGTCTGGCCCCAGCACGGAGGGCCCCAGACCATAGTCCCTCGACATGGGATGCTCTCATCCCCAGAACAGCCAGGGTGACCAAGCTGCACATGGCACCTATGCATATGAGCCAAAAACACAAGGTGCCACTCTCCATCCTGTACTGACCCTGCTGTCTGCCACTGGGCACCACTTGAGCTCATCTGAAAGTTTtaggggagctgtggggagaaaTCCTGCCATGAGCCCCCTTCTTGCATCCAAACTGAAGCACattccccaaaactgcagcCATGTGCACCAGCACCGGTGCCCATGTAGGGTGTGACAATccccctggcagagctgctccgTGCTATGGCCTGGTAAAGCCCAGTGCAGATCCCTGAGGAGGCCAACTTTCCATTGCACTCCGCACTTTCAAAGGCAGcagggtttgggttgggtttttgtttgtttgtttgttttgcttcatttgAAGTCACTCTTCAAAGAGA harbors:
- the IL11RA gene encoding interleukin-11 receptor subunit alpha; the protein is MHSPIPRLGRVMVFLAAALASASFTIPEGWGEEGVQYGQVGTDVTLPCTGACAGSPVQWRRAGAGSLPEGSAVRQGALVLPQASLASAGTYSCHGEDGGLLHTVSLRLGHLPGVPFVSCRASDYENFSCSWTSSIETFLPTRYITTYRKKSLTGEEKRRNKNGHMGPCLQDPSRPSTCTVHGSEFWSSYRLNITEVNPLGSSFRLLDVTMQAIIKPDPPEGLVVEPIPLAPRRLLVSWKYPSSWPKEPHFQLRFRLQYRPIIHRSWSVVETVNLSEVITDAFAGLEHVVQVSAKDFLDAGNWSEWSTEARATPVRDLATTVIEETTTDTSLESVAEEPSQAPNPEPINHSDPLEKMAVLVSLGIFAFFVLAAVVVITILIWLRVRKHGKDKTKPHNFLVAATHLKALPKAQIL